In Zobellia roscoffensis, the following are encoded in one genomic region:
- the glyA gene encoding serine hydroxymethyltransferase: MQRDNQIFELIAEERERQISGIELIASENFTSPQVMEAAGSVLTNKYAEGYPGKRYYGGCEVVDKIEQLAIDRAKELFGAAYANVQPHSGSQANASVYHACLKPGDTILGFDLSHGGHLTHGSPVNFSGRLYNPVFYGVDKATGTLDYDVIQEIATKEKPKMIIAGASAYSRDIDFEKFRAIADSVGALLLADISHPAGLIAKGILNDPIPHCHIVTTTTHKTLRGPRGGLILMGEDFDNPFGIKLKNGNLRKMSALLDLAVFPGNQGGPLEHIIAAKAIAFGEALSDNFLNYMIQVKKNAAAMAAAFVAKGYNIISGGTDNHMMLIDLRNKDITGKDAEKVLVQADITANKNMVPFDDKSPFVTSGIRFGTAAITTRGLKEADMNVIVELVDEVLTNAEDETKVKAVKKKVNALMNGRELFNA, from the coding sequence ATGCAACGAGACAATCAGATTTTTGAACTAATAGCAGAGGAAAGAGAACGCCAAATAAGCGGTATAGAGCTTATAGCCTCTGAGAATTTTACGAGCCCCCAAGTTATGGAGGCTGCGGGATCCGTACTAACCAATAAATATGCCGAGGGATATCCTGGGAAGCGTTATTATGGGGGTTGTGAGGTAGTTGACAAAATAGAGCAATTGGCTATTGATAGAGCTAAAGAATTGTTTGGAGCTGCGTATGCAAATGTCCAGCCTCATTCAGGTTCTCAGGCAAATGCTTCGGTTTACCACGCATGTTTAAAACCGGGTGACACTATTTTAGGATTTGACCTTTCTCACGGAGGGCATTTGACTCACGGATCTCCTGTGAACTTTTCAGGTAGATTGTACAACCCTGTTTTTTATGGTGTTGATAAAGCAACCGGTACGCTAGACTATGATGTTATCCAGGAAATAGCAACAAAGGAAAAACCAAAAATGATTATTGCAGGAGCGTCTGCATACTCACGAGATATTGATTTTGAAAAGTTCAGAGCTATTGCTGATAGCGTTGGAGCTTTATTGTTGGCTGATATTTCTCATCCAGCTGGTCTTATTGCAAAGGGTATTCTGAACGATCCAATTCCGCACTGTCATATTGTGACCACTACAACTCACAAAACTTTAAGAGGGCCACGTGGTGGACTTATTTTAATGGGAGAAGATTTTGATAATCCTTTTGGAATCAAATTAAAGAACGGTAATCTTCGTAAGATGTCCGCTTTATTAGATTTGGCTGTTTTTCCAGGAAATCAAGGTGGTCCTTTGGAACATATTATTGCAGCTAAAGCTATTGCTTTTGGAGAAGCTCTTTCTGACAATTTCCTTAATTATATGATTCAGGTTAAGAAAAACGCTGCTGCAATGGCTGCAGCTTTTGTTGCTAAAGGATACAATATTATTTCGGGAGGAACGGATAATCACATGATGCTTATTGATCTTAGAAATAAAGATATTACAGGTAAGGACGCTGAAAAAGTTTTAGTACAGGCAGATATTACGGCAAACAAGAATATGGTTCCTTTTGACGATAAGTCGCCATTTGTAACGTCTGGTATTCGTTTTGGTACAGCTGCTATTACAACTAGAGGTTTAAAAGAAGCTGATATGAATGTTATTGTTGAATTGGTAGATGAAGTTCTAACCAATGCTGAAGACGAGACAAAAGTAAAAGCGGTTAAGAAAAAGGTAAATGCCTTAATGAATGGTAGAGAGCTTTTTAATGCTTGA
- a CDS encoding transaldolase gives MNRNLLYLFFLFLGSCAAEKNSSTVFFAGEIVNPTSNHIVLLKGDVVIDSAELDEDNRFSFSLDSISEGLYHFNHDPELQYVYLEKGDSLVVRLNTSDFDESLVFSGDGEELNNFLLEVFLAHEEESNSVRAMYRMNPIDFERNIDSLKKIKLDELDEIKSEGKLSKKEQKIASASVNYNYNTYKEEYPFKHKRLTGEKIIDKLPVNFYDYRKDLIFNDKDLTYLRPYYNFMINHVGNMSFMTCSHACSIKNNVVKNQLHFNKHKLHIIDSLVQEKELKDNLFRYVAFDYLLKVHDSEENNEEFISGFRELSHNNRHMNEIDALYEGIKNIQPKKEIPNVSVTNANGDTLTMKQIAAKNNKTVFYFWSATDRMHFDNINRRIEQLSAKKPEYSYIGINIKTNESNWKAMMEMSGIDQAKQYRSSDFEELTKSLIIYPLNKCIITDNKVIVDAFANVYTSF, from the coding sequence ATGAATAGAAATTTACTCTATCTTTTTTTTCTTTTTCTAGGAAGTTGTGCTGCAGAAAAAAATTCTTCCACTGTTTTTTTTGCTGGTGAAATTGTTAACCCTACAAGCAATCATATTGTATTATTAAAAGGGGATGTAGTTATAGATTCCGCAGAATTAGACGAAGACAATCGTTTTTCTTTTTCACTAGACTCTATTTCCGAAGGTCTTTACCATTTTAATCATGATCCGGAATTACAGTATGTATATCTTGAAAAAGGGGATAGTCTGGTAGTTCGCTTGAACACCTCGGATTTTGATGAATCATTAGTTTTTTCTGGAGATGGAGAGGAACTCAATAATTTTCTTTTAGAAGTTTTCTTAGCTCATGAGGAAGAATCAAATTCGGTTCGTGCTATGTACAGAATGAACCCTATTGATTTTGAAAGAAACATTGATTCTCTAAAAAAAATAAAACTAGATGAACTGGACGAGATTAAAAGCGAAGGTAAGCTTTCTAAAAAAGAGCAAAAAATTGCCAGTGCCAGCGTAAACTACAACTACAACACGTACAAAGAAGAATACCCTTTTAAACATAAAAGGCTTACAGGAGAAAAAATAATAGACAAATTACCCGTTAATTTTTACGACTACAGAAAAGATTTAATTTTTAATGATAAGGATTTAACCTACTTAAGGCCTTATTACAACTTTATGATCAACCATGTTGGTAATATGTCTTTCATGACCTGTTCGCATGCATGTAGCATTAAGAATAACGTTGTTAAGAACCAGCTTCATTTTAACAAACACAAACTTCACATTATAGATAGCCTTGTGCAAGAGAAAGAGCTAAAAGACAACCTTTTTAGATATGTAGCTTTTGATTATTTATTGAAAGTCCATGACTCCGAAGAAAATAATGAAGAGTTTATTAGCGGTTTTAGAGAGCTAAGCCATAATAATAGGCACATGAATGAAATTGATGCCTTGTACGAAGGCATTAAAAACATTCAGCCTAAGAAAGAAATACCCAACGTATCTGTTACAAATGCCAATGGCGATACTCTAACCATGAAGCAAATTGCAGCCAAGAACAATAAGACAGTTTTCTATTTTTGGTCAGCTACGGATAGAATGCATTTTGATAATATCAATAGAAGAATTGAACAACTATCTGCAAAAAAACCTGAGTACTCTTACATAGGCATAAATATTAAAACCAATGAATCTAATTGGAAAGCAATGATGGAAATGTCTGGTATAGATCAAGCAAAACAGTACCGTTCATCTGATTTTGAAGAGTTGACAAAGTCACTCATCATTTACCCACTTAATAAATGTATTATTACAGATAACAAGGTAATTGTAGATGCATTTGCTAATGTTTATACATCCTTCTAA
- a CDS encoding SDR family oxidoreductase — MEQKVVLITGGSSGIGKSIGLYLKSKGFKVYGTTRSLAKHQDFEVFELLQLDVSDNESIVSAVNKIIVKEGKLDVLVNNAGVGITGPIEETPTEEVQKAFDTNLYGPLRVVQAVLPQMRRQNGGVVINISSIAGYMGLPYRGIYSATKGALTILTEALRMETKEFGVKIATIAPGDFATNIASGRYHSPVLESSPYKEPYGNTLKMMNDDVSNGEDPIAVAKKVLEVIESSNPKVHYKVGSPLQKFSIVLKCILPDKVYEKLLLNHYKL, encoded by the coding sequence ATGGAGCAAAAAGTAGTGTTGATTACAGGTGGTTCTTCCGGAATAGGAAAATCTATAGGTTTATATTTAAAATCAAAAGGGTTTAAGGTTTATGGAACCACAAGAAGTTTGGCTAAACATCAAGATTTTGAAGTTTTTGAATTACTTCAACTAGATGTTTCTGATAACGAGAGTATTGTTTCTGCCGTAAATAAAATTATAGTAAAAGAAGGTAAGCTAGATGTATTGGTAAATAATGCGGGAGTAGGAATTACCGGCCCCATTGAAGAGACACCTACAGAAGAGGTTCAGAAAGCTTTTGACACTAATTTATACGGCCCATTAAGAGTAGTGCAAGCTGTATTGCCGCAAATGAGGAGGCAAAATGGGGGAGTCGTTATAAATATAAGTTCAATAGCAGGTTATATGGGCTTGCCGTATCGCGGGATCTATTCGGCTACAAAAGGAGCACTTACCATTCTTACTGAAGCTTTACGCATGGAAACTAAAGAATTTGGTGTGAAAATTGCGACTATTGCTCCAGGAGATTTTGCTACAAACATTGCTTCTGGGCGGTATCATTCACCTGTTTTAGAGAGTTCTCCTTACAAAGAACCTTATGGCAACACCTTAAAGATGATGAACGATGATGTGTCAAACGGGGAAGATCCAATTGCAGTAGCCAAAAAAGTTTTGGAAGTAATAGAAAGCTCAAACCCTAAGGTGCATTACAAGGTTGGTTCTCCATTGCAAAAATTCTCCATTGTCTTAAAGTGTATTTTACCAGATAAAGTATACGAGAAACTCTTGCTAAACCATTATAAGTTGTAA
- a CDS encoding ABC-F family ATP-binding cassette domain-containing protein, protein MLSVSNLSVQFGKRVLFDEVNVTFTQGNCYGVIGANGAGKSTFLKILSGQIDPTSGHVHLEPGKRMSILEQNHNAYDESTVLEAVVMGNKPLFAIKQQIDALYADYTDENADKIGELQVQFEEMNGWNADSNAAALLSNLGITEEFHYTLMADIDSKLKVRVLLAQALFGNPDVLIMDEPTNDLDYETINWLENFLADYENTVIVVSHDRHFLDSICTSIADIDFGKMNLYSGNYTFWYESSQLASRQRAQQNKKAEEKAKELQEFIARFSANVAKSKQATSRKKMLSKLKVEDIKPSSRRYPAIIFEREREAGDQILNVEGLSARSEDGDLLFENVNLNLAKGDKVAIISRDSRATTAFYEIINGQKKAEKGDFQWGITTTQSYLPADNSDFFKEDISLVDWLRQWAKTEEEREEVYIRGFLGKMLFSGEEALKKCTVLSGGEKVRCMLSRMMMLRANVVMLDEPTNHLDLESITAFNNSLNNFKGTVMFTTHDHHFAQTVADRIVELTPKGNIDRYLAFDEYMSDKTLREQRNKMYVATV, encoded by the coding sequence ATGCTGTCGGTATCAAATCTATCTGTACAATTTGGAAAAAGGGTCTTGTTCGATGAAGTGAACGTAACTTTTACTCAGGGCAACTGCTATGGGGTAATTGGAGCAAATGGAGCGGGAAAATCTACATTTTTGAAGATTTTATCAGGGCAAATTGATCCAACTTCTGGCCATGTTCATCTTGAACCGGGTAAGCGTATGTCTATTTTAGAACAGAACCACAATGCTTACGATGAATCTACGGTGCTTGAAGCTGTGGTAATGGGGAACAAGCCGCTTTTTGCTATAAAGCAGCAAATAGATGCCCTTTACGCCGATTATACAGATGAGAATGCCGATAAAATTGGAGAACTTCAGGTGCAGTTTGAAGAAATGAACGGTTGGAATGCTGATAGCAATGCCGCGGCTTTATTATCAAACTTAGGTATAACCGAAGAGTTTCATTACACTTTAATGGCAGATATAGATTCAAAACTTAAGGTTCGTGTGCTTTTGGCACAGGCTCTTTTTGGAAATCCAGATGTGCTGATTATGGATGAGCCTACCAACGATTTGGATTATGAAACTATCAACTGGCTAGAAAATTTCTTGGCTGATTACGAAAACACGGTAATTGTTGTTTCCCACGATAGACACTTTTTGGATTCTATCTGTACCAGTATAGCGGATATCGATTTTGGAAAAATGAATCTCTATTCGGGTAACTATACGTTCTGGTATGAAAGTAGCCAATTGGCTTCTCGTCAGAGAGCGCAACAGAATAAAAAGGCAGAAGAAAAGGCCAAAGAACTACAAGAATTTATTGCTCGCTTTAGTGCCAACGTTGCAAAAAGTAAGCAAGCTACTTCTAGGAAAAAAATGTTGTCCAAGCTTAAAGTAGAAGACATTAAACCATCTAGTAGAAGATATCCTGCCATCATTTTTGAAAGAGAACGTGAAGCAGGTGATCAGATTTTAAATGTAGAAGGACTTTCTGCTAGATCTGAGGATGGCGATTTGCTTTTTGAAAATGTAAACTTAAACTTAGCAAAAGGGGATAAGGTGGCAATCATTTCTCGTGACTCTAGAGCTACCACTGCTTTCTATGAAATTATAAACGGTCAGAAGAAAGCAGAAAAAGGTGATTTTCAATGGGGAATCACTACTACTCAATCTTATCTGCCAGCAGATAACTCTGATTTTTTTAAAGAAGATATAAGTTTAGTAGATTGGTTAAGACAATGGGCTAAAACCGAAGAAGAAAGAGAAGAAGTTTATATTCGCGGTTTTTTAGGAAAAATGCTTTTTAGTGGAGAAGAAGCTTTAAAAAAATGTACGGTTCTTTCTGGAGGCGAAAAGGTACGCTGTATGTTAAGTAGAATGATGATGCTAAGAGCTAACGTAGTTATGTTAGATGAGCCTACCAATCACTTGGATTTGGAGAGCATTACAGCTTTTAATAATAGCCTTAATAACTTTAAAGGAACGGTGATGTTTACTACTCATGACCACCATTTTGCGCAGACGGTTGCCGATAGAATCGTAGAGTTGACCCCTAAAGGCAACATAGATAGATATTTAGCGTTTGATGAATATATGTCTGACAAGACATTACGGGAGCAGCGTAATAAAATGTACGTTGCTACGGTATAG
- a CDS encoding tetratricopeptide repeat-containing sensor histidine kinase, whose translation MICVKRKPLLITVHLSFLLLTASFISCHRKDQNNIHKSIVQVDSVFALIDSSSNSGVSKEKSKLYLAKAEKKTDELNNDSIKLKLFSKISLKYLNLKDSVNFLRTNQETIELSKLSNDSITLAEANWDLASFHRSKASIHEAYLYFSEAQKIYEALHMDYESARMLYNMAVTQSDIKDYTGSEINTIRAIEILKPLEEHKRLYYCYNNLGSITKELKDFDRALDYYATALEYQTKLDFENNYGLSLKNNIGVVYQERGNFEESIPYFEEVLKDKSLKSEKPALYGTALNNLIYSKFKVNNQENLSDQFLEIIKLQDSLGEIKDVSRTHFCFAEYHLSKNDTLNAIFQAKKALGYAKISSNNDRVLESYQLLAKLESSKSSYYNQKYISLNDSLQQAERQVRNKFARIRFETDEFIAENEVLAREKQLWTGVAVSILLLGLMSYIILDQRSKNQKLRFQQQQQAANQEIFNLMLTQKEKLEEGKKIEQKRISEELHDGVLGKMLGARMVLTGLNKRKGNEAEMERKKAINALQEVEKEVRSISHELSHAAYQNIPNFIHSISDLLNTVQTTANFEYNFVYNESFDWDSLNANVKINVYRMIQESLQNCVKHAACKNVIVELSKTDTGFITKIIDDGKGFKTSSRKKGIGLRNISSRIEKIKGTYTINSSRGKGTTVTLQIPLET comes from the coding sequence ATGATCTGTGTCAAACGTAAACCCCTTCTAATCACTGTTCACCTAAGCTTTCTCTTGCTTACCGCATCATTTATATCTTGTCATAGGAAAGATCAAAATAACATCCACAAATCCATCGTTCAAGTCGATTCAGTTTTTGCTCTGATCGACAGCTCCAGTAATTCAGGTGTCTCAAAAGAGAAAAGCAAACTCTATTTGGCTAAAGCCGAAAAAAAAACGGATGAGCTAAATAACGATTCAATAAAACTTAAGCTTTTTTCTAAAATTTCCCTCAAGTACTTAAATCTGAAAGATTCTGTCAACTTCTTAAGAACAAATCAAGAAACCATTGAATTATCCAAATTATCAAATGATAGCATAACTCTTGCCGAAGCAAACTGGGATTTAGCTAGCTTCCATAGGTCAAAAGCAAGTATTCATGAGGCATATTTATACTTTTCGGAAGCCCAAAAAATATACGAAGCCCTTCATATGGATTATGAATCTGCCCGTATGCTATACAACATGGCTGTTACACAATCAGACATTAAAGACTACACTGGTAGTGAAATTAACACCATACGAGCCATTGAAATTTTAAAACCACTAGAAGAGCACAAAAGACTTTACTACTGTTATAATAATTTAGGCTCAATTACAAAAGAACTAAAAGATTTTGACAGGGCTCTTGATTACTACGCGACTGCTCTTGAATATCAAACCAAACTAGACTTTGAAAACAACTACGGTCTTAGCCTTAAGAACAATATTGGTGTTGTATACCAGGAAAGAGGCAATTTTGAGGAATCCATTCCTTATTTTGAAGAAGTACTAAAAGACAAAAGCCTGAAATCAGAAAAACCTGCTTTGTACGGTACTGCCTTAAATAATTTAATTTACAGCAAATTCAAAGTAAATAATCAGGAAAACCTCTCCGACCAGTTTTTAGAAATAATTAAGCTTCAGGATAGCTTAGGGGAAATTAAAGATGTTTCACGCACCCATTTCTGCTTTGCCGAATATCACTTGAGTAAAAATGACACATTAAACGCTATTTTTCAAGCAAAGAAAGCCTTGGGCTATGCAAAAATATCAAGTAATAACGATCGCGTCCTGGAAAGCTACCAGCTTTTAGCCAAATTAGAGTCCTCAAAATCTAGCTATTACAATCAAAAGTACATTTCTCTAAATGACAGCCTGCAACAAGCCGAAAGACAAGTCCGAAATAAGTTTGCAAGAATCCGTTTTGAAACGGATGAATTTATTGCTGAGAATGAAGTTCTAGCTCGCGAAAAACAGCTATGGACAGGGGTTGCCGTTTCCATATTATTGCTAGGGCTTATGTCATATATAATTTTAGACCAGAGATCTAAAAACCAAAAACTCCGTTTTCAACAACAACAACAGGCAGCTAACCAAGAGATTTTTAATTTAATGCTTACCCAAAAAGAAAAATTAGAAGAAGGGAAAAAAATAGAGCAAAAAAGAATATCCGAAGAACTTCATGATGGTGTGTTAGGAAAAATGCTAGGTGCCCGTATGGTACTTACCGGTCTCAACAAAAGAAAAGGAAACGAAGCTGAAATGGAGAGAAAAAAAGCTATAAACGCCCTACAGGAGGTTGAAAAAGAGGTTCGTTCTATTTCTCATGAACTTAGTCATGCTGCCTATCAAAATATTCCTAATTTTATACATTCAATTAGTGATTTATTAAACACAGTTCAAACTACTGCCAATTTTGAATACAATTTTGTATACAATGAAAGCTTTGATTGGGATTCGCTGAATGCGAATGTAAAAATCAACGTGTATCGTATGATTCAAGAAAGTTTACAAAATTGTGTTAAACATGCAGCATGTAAAAACGTAATTGTAGAACTTAGTAAAACTGATACTGGTTTTATTACAAAGATTATAGATGATGGAAAAGGCTTCAAAACAAGTTCCAGAAAAAAAGGGATAGGCTTACGAAACATTTCATCTAGGATTGAAAAAATAAAAGGAACATATACTATTAATAGTTCACGAGGCAAAGGCACCACCGTTACGCTTCAGATTCCGTTAGAAACTTAA
- a CDS encoding response regulator, producing MENLIRILAVDDHEMIVLGYKYTIEGCDFEDYKVTVNIAPSYLEGKAEIESSASRMPYDIILLDIQMFPDSAKEERGGVDLGLLVRKISPTSKVVFLSSFSDSYHINNVLKTVNPDGYMVKSEVDEKTLQDMVKTVKENPPYYTAAALQAIRRKMANEDQIDERDKKILYQLSIGTKTKDISSLVAASSTTVENRKRQLKIIFNVENGNDFALIEEAKKRGFI from the coding sequence ATGGAGAATTTAATTAGAATATTAGCTGTTGATGATCATGAAATGATTGTATTAGGCTACAAGTATACCATTGAAGGTTGTGATTTTGAGGATTATAAAGTAACTGTAAATATTGCACCTAGTTATTTAGAAGGAAAAGCAGAAATAGAAAGTTCTGCAAGTCGTATGCCGTATGATATAATATTATTAGACATTCAGATGTTTCCAGATAGTGCCAAAGAAGAACGTGGCGGTGTTGATTTAGGTCTATTGGTACGAAAAATTTCTCCAACTTCTAAAGTAGTTTTCCTTTCATCTTTTAGTGATAGTTACCACATTAACAATGTTTTAAAAACAGTTAATCCAGACGGGTACATGGTTAAATCTGAAGTTGATGAGAAAACATTGCAGGATATGGTGAAGACCGTCAAAGAAAATCCTCCTTATTATACTGCCGCGGCACTGCAAGCCATACGTAGAAAAATGGCAAACGAAGACCAGATAGATGAACGGGATAAAAAAATATTATACCAATTATCCATTGGCACCAAAACTAAAGACATCTCTTCTTTAGTTGCAGCATCTAGCACAACCGTTGAAAACCGAAAAAGACAGTTAAAAATAATCTTCAATGTAGAAAATGGTAACGACTTTGCCCTAATTGAGGAAGCAAAAAAGCGTGGGTTCATATAG
- the fsa gene encoding fructose-6-phosphate aldolase: MKFFIDTANLDQIREAQELGVLDGVTTNPSLMAKEGISGRNNILKHYVDICNIVDGDVSAEVIATTFDEMVKEGEELAELHDQIVVKIPMIKDGVKALKYFSDKGIKTNCTLVFSAGQALLAAKAGATYVSPFIGRLDDISTDGLNLIAEIRHIYDNYAFETQILAASIRHTMHVIDCAKVGADVMTSGLSSITGLLKHPLTDSGLEKFLADYAKGN; encoded by the coding sequence ATGAAATTTTTTATAGACACAGCCAATTTGGATCAGATACGGGAAGCACAAGAACTTGGTGTTCTTGACGGTGTAACAACAAACCCGTCTTTAATGGCCAAAGAAGGTATTTCAGGACGAAATAATATATTGAAACATTATGTAGACATCTGCAATATTGTTGATGGTGATGTTTCTGCTGAAGTTATTGCCACTACTTTTGATGAAATGGTAAAAGAAGGTGAGGAATTAGCTGAGCTTCACGATCAGATTGTTGTGAAAATACCAATGATCAAAGACGGTGTAAAGGCATTAAAATATTTTTCCGATAAAGGTATCAAAACCAACTGTACGTTAGTTTTCTCAGCAGGACAAGCTTTGTTGGCGGCTAAAGCTGGAGCAACTTATGTTTCTCCATTTATTGGAAGGTTGGATGATATTTCTACAGACGGTCTTAACCTAATTGCGGAAATCAGACATATCTATGATAACTATGCGTTTGAAACTCAGATTTTGGCTGCTTCTATCCGACACACCATGCACGTTATTGATTGTGCTAAAGTTGGCGCAGATGTTATGACCAGTGGGTTGTCTTCTATTACAGGTCTTCTAAAGCACCCATTAACTGATAGTGGTTTAGAGAAGTTCTTAGCTGATTACGCTAAAGGAAATTAA
- a CDS encoding LytR/AlgR family response regulator transcription factor has protein sequence MEYTYTIIDSDATSNLQLQHYLEDYGDFTCAGLAQNSTEGTNTILKYSPDVIFINLNESAYEYFHMVMELHQYLNELPIIIGISKSKDYAYEAIKNGFFDYWLKPYNEFDIRKSILRLKKQVPAKTEPQTLCLKSYRDFQYINTDDILYLQADNNSTEFVMKDGTINNAYKTLKTFENQLPKNFVRIHQSYIVNTNFISRISYGKSYCTLKQNKMQLPFSKSYRENIDGLKNLLSKNTISSLN, from the coding sequence TTGGAATATACTTACACCATAATAGATTCAGATGCGACCTCAAATTTGCAATTACAGCATTATTTGGAGGATTATGGTGATTTCACTTGTGCCGGTCTTGCCCAAAATAGTACCGAAGGCACAAATACAATTTTAAAATATTCTCCAGATGTAATTTTTATTAACCTTAATGAAAGTGCTTATGAATACTTTCACATGGTTATGGAGCTTCACCAATATTTAAATGAGCTTCCTATTATAATAGGTATATCTAAAAGTAAAGACTACGCATACGAGGCCATAAAAAATGGATTCTTTGATTATTGGTTAAAACCTTATAATGAGTTTGATATAAGGAAATCGATATTACGCCTCAAAAAGCAAGTACCCGCCAAAACAGAACCACAAACATTGTGTTTAAAATCATATCGTGATTTTCAATATATAAACACAGATGATATTCTTTACCTACAAGCAGATAACAATTCTACGGAATTTGTTATGAAAGACGGGACAATAAATAACGCCTATAAAACGTTAAAGACCTTCGAAAATCAGTTACCAAAAAACTTTGTAAGAATACACCAGAGTTACATAGTAAACACGAACTTTATTTCTCGTATTAGTTATGGCAAATCATACTGCACCTTAAAACAGAATAAGATGCAACTACCATTCTCTAAATCGTACAGAGAAAATATTGACGGGCTCAAGAATTTGTTGTCGAAAAACACAATTTCCTCTCTTAATTAA
- a CDS encoding acyl-CoA thioesterase: MQSYQKTITVQKDDLDDLDHVNNVRYVQWMQDISKEHWVTVAPEEMRNGIIWVVMTHHITYKSAAVLDDVIEMRTYIQKSRGAVSVRIVEMHNKKTKELLVKSSTEWCLLNAETLKPTRISQEIKDVFLKM; the protein is encoded by the coding sequence ATGCAGAGTTATCAAAAAACTATTACTGTTCAAAAAGACGACTTAGATGACCTTGATCATGTTAACAATGTAAGGTATGTACAGTGGATGCAGGATATCTCTAAAGAGCACTGGGTGACCGTAGCTCCGGAAGAAATGCGCAACGGAATAATTTGGGTTGTTATGACGCATCATATCACTTACAAAAGTGCAGCTGTACTAGATGATGTCATAGAAATGCGTACCTATATACAAAAAAGCAGAGGTGCTGTGTCCGTTCGTATTGTTGAAATGCACAATAAGAAAACCAAAGAACTGTTAGTAAAATCTAGTACGGAGTGGTGTCTTTTAAATGCTGAGACCTTAAAACCAACACGTATATCACAAGAAATTAAAGATGTATTCCTGAAAATGTAA
- a CDS encoding glutaminyl-peptide cyclotransferase: MTILKFFPVCLFLMLFMACGGDNTPSSLFEIQLQGNSKSFQQNQNISVSLKNKKDKTIESVTYSIDGKEVPVNDGKIALNMPHLGDKTLKATVAYEDTSAEIVTHLKLLAPNAPEIYTYEIIKEYPHDNKAYTQGLEFYKDTLYESTGKKGRSSLRKVDFKTGEVLQQVDLDKTYFGEGITILNSKIYMLTWRSGLGFIYDLKTLDKIDNFQFGDSKEGWGLTNDGKKLFKSDGTEKIWFLNPETLVEEGHIETVTNKSINDSANELEYVNGKIYANVYQKPSVMIIDAKSGAIEGVINFGGLSGKVTHHATWSDTDNVLNGIAYHPERQTFFVTGKEWDKMFEVKIQKK; this comes from the coding sequence ATGACAATTTTAAAGTTTTTCCCAGTCTGTCTTTTTTTAATGCTTTTTATGGCCTGTGGAGGTGACAATACGCCTTCTTCGCTATTCGAAATTCAATTACAAGGAAACAGTAAAAGCTTTCAGCAAAACCAGAATATTTCAGTTTCCCTAAAAAATAAAAAAGACAAAACAATTGAAAGTGTAACCTATAGCATTGATGGTAAGGAAGTTCCCGTTAACGACGGCAAAATTGCACTGAATATGCCGCACTTAGGCGATAAAACGCTTAAAGCTACCGTTGCATATGAAGATACTTCTGCAGAAATTGTCACACACTTAAAGTTACTGGCTCCGAATGCCCCTGAAATTTACACTTATGAAATAATTAAAGAATACCCTCATGACAATAAGGCCTATACGCAAGGTCTAGAATTTTATAAGGATACACTTTATGAAAGTACAGGAAAAAAAGGAAGGTCTTCATTAAGAAAAGTAGATTTTAAGACGGGTGAGGTCTTGCAGCAAGTAGATTTAGACAAAACATACTTTGGAGAAGGCATCACCATTTTAAATAGCAAAATTTATATGCTTACTTGGCGCAGTGGTCTTGGCTTTATCTATGACTTAAAGACCCTGGATAAAATTGATAATTTCCAATTTGGAGATAGTAAAGAAGGTTGGGGACTAACCAACGACGGTAAAAAGTTGTTTAAAAGCGATGGTACAGAAAAAATATGGTTTTTAAATCCAGAAACTTTAGTGGAAGAAGGCCATATTGAAACTGTGACCAACAAATCTATTAACGATAGTGCAAACGAACTGGAGTATGTTAACGGCAAAATCTACGCCAACGTCTATCAAAAACCTAGCGTTATGATTATTGACGCAAAAAGTGGTGCAATAGAAGGTGTTATTAATTTTGGAGGGTTGAGTGGTAAGGTTACCCACCATGCTACCTGGAGCGACACAGATAATGTTCTAAATGGTATTGCCTACCACCCGGAAAGACAAACGTTTTTTGTTACTGGTAAAGAATGGGATAAAATGTTTGAGGTAAAAATCCAAAAGAAATAA